A single region of the Anaerostipes rhamnosivorans genome encodes:
- the rpmE gene encoding 50S ribosomal protein L31, whose product MREGIHPEYHQAKVVCNCGNEFVTGSTKEDIHVEICSKCHSFYTGQQKATQARGRIDKFNRKYGTK is encoded by the coding sequence ATGCGCGAAGGAATCCATCCAGAATACCATCAGGCAAAGGTAGTTTGCAACTGCGGTAACGAATTTGTAACAGGTTCTACAAAGGAAGATATCCACGTTGAAATCTGTTCTAAGTGTCATTCTTTTTACACTGGACAACAGAAAGCTACTCAAGCTCGCGGACGTATTGACAAGTTCAATCGTAAGTATGGTACTAAGTAG
- a CDS encoding DUF1385 domain-containing protein — MNVRIGGQAVMEGVMMKNEDRYAVSVRKPDGEIETKIDHYTSISDRYPVLKLPILRGVVNFVESMVVGMKTLTYSADFIEDEEEEPSRLEQWLNRHFSEKWEGVLMGCIVALSFAIAIGLFMVLPYFLSNIFEQWGMSRPAVLLLEGLIRVGIFLGYIILISRMQDIRRVFMYHGAEHKTINCLEAGQDLTPENIKKYSRLHKRCGTSFLFVVMIISILFFFFIRVDTVWMKVVLRLLLVPVIAGVSYEFIRLAGNSDNPVITALSKPGLCLQLLTTKEPDESMIEVAIKSVEGVFDWKAYLEKERNRRE, encoded by the coding sequence ATGAATGTAAGGATTGGCGGACAGGCGGTCATGGAAGGTGTCATGATGAAGAATGAGGACCGTTACGCAGTATCCGTGAGAAAGCCGGATGGAGAGATCGAGACAAAGATCGACCATTATACGAGTATTTCCGACCGATATCCGGTTTTAAAGCTTCCGATCCTGCGGGGAGTCGTAAACTTTGTGGAGTCCATGGTCGTCGGTATGAAAACATTGACCTACTCCGCAGATTTTATAGAAGATGAAGAAGAGGAACCGTCCCGGCTGGAACAGTGGCTGAACAGGCACTTCTCCGAAAAGTGGGAAGGGGTTCTCATGGGATGTATCGTGGCTCTGTCTTTCGCTATCGCTATCGGGCTGTTTATGGTGCTGCCGTATTTTCTTTCCAATATATTTGAACAATGGGGAATGAGCCGTCCGGCGGTTCTTCTGCTGGAAGGATTGATCCGGGTGGGTATCTTTTTAGGCTACATCATTCTCATATCCAGGATGCAGGATATCCGGCGGGTCTTTATGTATCACGGGGCAGAGCACAAAACCATCAACTGCCTGGAGGCAGGGCAGGATCTGACACCGGAAAACATTAAAAAGTATTCCAGATTGCACAAGCGGTGCGGAACCAGTTTTTTGTTTGTTGTCATGATCATCAGCATCCTGTTTTTCTTTTTCATCCGGGTAGACACAGTCTGGATGAAGGTGGTTTTAAGGCTGCTTCTGGTTCCAGTCATCGCCGGAGTCTCCTATGAATTCATCCGGCTGGCGGGTAATTCAGACAATCCGGTGATCACAGCGTTGAGTAAACCAGGACTTTGTCTGCAGCTTTTGACCACAAAGGAGCCGGATGAGAGTATGATCGAGGTGGCGATCAAGTCAGTGGAAGGTGTTTTTGACTGGAAGGCTTATCTGGAAAAGGAAAGGAACAGACGTGAATAG